Genomic segment of Dethiosulfovibrio salsuginis:
TACGACCTCTTTAAGGGCCTTTCTTATGGGGATGTTCTGAGGACAGGCGGTCTCACACTGGCCACAGTCCACGCACTGGGAGGCCTTGCCTCCGTCTTTGGTGAAGGCGGTGTAAAACTGCTTCGCTCCGGCCAGATCGT
This window contains:
- a CDS encoding 4Fe-4S dicluster domain-containing protein, which gives rise to MAGAKQFYTAFTKDGGKASQCVDCGQCETACPQNIPIRKALKEVVETLE